The Streptomyces tendae genome has a window encoding:
- a CDS encoding GntR family transcriptional regulator codes for MTSFAPDSIVLNRKLPLWYQVSQSLRASILGRSPHDPLRLPTEEQLAGHYGVSVLTMRQALKELEDEGLITRHRRRGTFIEPDALRGAPVRLLGSVDAIVAQQSGMTTELLEHGPAPVPAEFAEHFPDLSETAAYHRLRCDEKTGEPTNHARNYVRPELAARIDPEDLVRWPMTKVLRDAVGADISRITDTVEARLADPETARLLRVPLLSPILHYTGVTYDSGGRPLDVAVIHYRGDRFSFTVTLDAT; via the coding sequence GTGACCTCCTTCGCCCCGGACTCGATCGTCCTGAACCGCAAGTTGCCGCTCTGGTATCAGGTGTCGCAGTCGCTGCGCGCCTCGATCCTCGGCCGCTCGCCCCACGACCCGCTGCGCCTGCCCACCGAGGAGCAGCTGGCCGGGCACTACGGGGTGAGCGTGCTGACCATGCGGCAGGCGCTGAAGGAGCTGGAGGACGAGGGGCTGATCACGCGCCACCGCCGGCGCGGCACGTTCATCGAGCCGGACGCCCTGCGGGGCGCGCCGGTGCGGCTGCTGGGCTCGGTCGACGCGATCGTGGCCCAGCAGTCCGGCATGACGACCGAGTTGCTGGAGCACGGCCCGGCGCCGGTGCCGGCGGAGTTCGCCGAGCACTTCCCGGACCTGTCGGAGACGGCCGCCTACCACCGGCTGCGCTGCGACGAGAAGACCGGCGAGCCGACCAACCACGCCCGCAACTACGTGCGCCCCGAACTGGCCGCGCGCATCGATCCGGAGGATCTGGTGCGGTGGCCGATGACGAAGGTGCTGCGGGACGCCGTCGGCGCGGACATCAGCCGCATCACGGACACGGTGGAGGCGCGGCTCGCGGACCCGGAGACGGCCCGGCTGCTGCGGGTCCCGCTGCTCAGCCCGATCCTGCACTACACCGGCGTCACCTACGACTCCGGCGGACGGCCCCTGGATGTCGCCGTCATCCACTACCGGGGCGACCGCTTCTCCTTCACGGTGACCCTGGACGCCACCTGA
- the hmgA gene encoding homogentisate 1,2-dioxygenase → MSDGATARVSTADREEARKIAEGLEHLSGFGNEHSSEAVPGALPVGRNSPQRAPLGLYAEQLSGSAFTEPRAENRRSWLYRIRPSAAHPAFTRTGNGGLRTAPFTQTVPDPNRLRWNPLPEPAEGTDFLAGLWTLGGNGDVTQRSGMAVHLYHANASMERVFSDADGELLIVPERGGLLLRTEFGLLHVEPGHIALIPRGVRFRVELLDEAARGYVCENYGAPFRLPDLGPIGANGLANARDFRAPVAAYEDVERPVEVVNKYCGNLWTATYDHSPLDVVAWHGNHVPYAYDLRRFNVMGTISYDHPDPSIFTVLTSPSDTPGLAGVDFVVFAPRWLVGEDTFRPPYFHRNVMSEYMGLIEGAYDAKAEGFVPGGGSLHNMMSAHGPDRETFDRASAAELRPQKIDDGLAFMFETRWPVSLTPQAARAEHLQQGYDAVWQGLERHFRPLH, encoded by the coding sequence ATGAGCGACGGGGCCACCGCCCGCGTGAGCACAGCGGATCGCGAGGAGGCGCGCAAGATCGCCGAAGGGCTGGAGCATCTCTCCGGCTTCGGCAACGAGCACAGCTCGGAGGCGGTCCCGGGCGCCCTGCCCGTGGGGCGCAACTCTCCGCAGCGCGCGCCGCTCGGGCTGTACGCGGAGCAGTTGAGCGGTTCGGCCTTCACCGAGCCGCGGGCGGAGAACCGCCGCTCCTGGCTGTACCGGATCCGTCCGTCGGCCGCCCATCCGGCGTTCACCCGCACCGGCAACGGCGGCCTGCGTACGGCGCCCTTCACCCAGACGGTGCCCGACCCCAACCGCCTGCGCTGGAACCCGCTGCCGGAGCCGGCCGAGGGTACCGACTTCCTGGCCGGCCTGTGGACGCTGGGCGGCAACGGCGACGTCACCCAGCGCAGCGGCATGGCGGTGCACCTGTACCACGCCAACGCCTCGATGGAGCGGGTGTTCAGCGACGCCGACGGTGAGCTGCTGATCGTCCCGGAGCGCGGCGGGCTGCTGCTGCGCACGGAGTTCGGGCTGCTGCATGTGGAGCCCGGACACATCGCGTTGATTCCTCGTGGGGTGCGGTTCCGTGTGGAGCTGCTGGACGAGGCCGCACGCGGTTATGTGTGCGAGAACTATGGGGCACCGTTCCGGCTGCCCGACCTCGGCCCCATCGGCGCCAACGGGCTTGCCAACGCCCGGGACTTCCGGGCACCGGTGGCCGCGTACGAGGACGTCGAGCGCCCGGTGGAGGTGGTGAACAAGTACTGCGGCAACCTCTGGACGGCCACGTACGACCACTCCCCGCTGGATGTCGTCGCCTGGCACGGCAACCATGTGCCGTACGCCTACGACCTGCGCCGTTTCAATGTGATGGGCACCATCTCCTACGACCACCCGGACCCGTCGATCTTCACCGTCCTGACGTCCCCGAGCGACACCCCCGGACTCGCCGGGGTGGACTTCGTGGTGTTCGCCCCGCGCTGGCTGGTCGGCGAGGACACCTTCCGTCCGCCGTACTTCCACCGGAACGTGATGAGCGAGTACATGGGCCTGATCGAGGGCGCGTACGACGCGAAGGCGGAAGGATTCGTGCCGGGCGGCGGCTCACTGCACAACATGATGTCGGCGCACGGCCCGGACCGGGAGACGTTCGACCGGGCGAGCGCGGCGGAGCTGCGCCCGCAGAAGATCGACGACGGTCTCGCCTTCATGTTCGAGACGCGCTGGCCGGTGTCCCTCACCCCCCAGGCGGCGCGGGCGGAGCACCTGCAACAGGGCTACGACGCCGTATGGCAGGGCCTCGAGCGTCACTTCCGGCCATTGCACTGA
- a CDS encoding TetR/AcrR family transcriptional regulator, whose amino-acid sequence MTSVSHPTSLRRAPVQRRSAERLARILDACAGLLDEVGYDDLSTRAVAERAGVPIGSVYRFFGNKRQMADALAQRNLERFTESVTERLSATGDRGWGHATDVVLDTYLDMKRTAPGFSLVDFGNQIPVGARRAEPNHRVAGRLAGLLSGYLGRAADDEDLRRTFLVAVETADALVDLAFRVAPEGDEKVIGELRAMLRAYLARVLD is encoded by the coding sequence ATGACATCCGTGTCCCACCCGACATCGCTCCGCCGGGCGCCCGTGCAGCGGCGCAGCGCCGAACGGCTGGCCAGGATCCTCGACGCCTGCGCCGGTCTCCTCGACGAGGTCGGATACGACGACCTGAGCACCCGCGCGGTCGCCGAGCGCGCCGGGGTGCCCATCGGCTCCGTCTACCGCTTCTTCGGCAACAAGCGCCAGATGGCCGACGCGCTCGCCCAGCGCAACCTGGAGCGCTTCACCGAGAGCGTCACCGAGCGGCTCTCCGCCACCGGTGACCGCGGCTGGGGGCACGCCACGGACGTCGTGCTCGACACGTACCTGGACATGAAGCGCACCGCCCCCGGCTTCTCCCTCGTCGACTTCGGCAACCAGATCCCGGTCGGCGCGCGCCGGGCCGAACCCAACCACCGGGTCGCCGGCCGGCTCGCCGGGCTGCTCTCCGGCTACCTGGGCCGCGCCGCCGACGACGAGGATCTGCGCCGCACCTTCCTGGTCGCCGTCGAGACCGCCGACGCCCTGGTCGACCTGGCCTTCCGGGTGGCGCCCGAAGGGGACGAGAAGGTCATCGGCGAGCTGCGCGCGATGCTCCGGGCGTATCTGGCCCGGGTGCTCGACTGA
- a CDS encoding molybdopterin oxidoreductase family protein, which translates to MSRTALRICPLCEATCGLVLTVDDGKVTGARGDRDDVFSKGFICPKGAAFGEVDSDPDRLRTPLVRVDGELREATWEEAFDAVAAGLRPVVERYGPHAVGVVLGNPNVHTMAGALYPPLLIGGLGTHSLFTASTVDQMPKHVSGGLLFGDANLIPVPDLDRTDHLLLIGANPLESNGSLCTAPDFPGRLKALRARGGTLTVVDPRRTRTASLADRHLSVRPGTDALLLAAIAHTLFDEDLVDLGAAAPHLDGVDILPSALADFTPEAVAGACDVDAATIRVLARELAAAPTAAVYARIGSCTVPHGTLASWLVDVLNVLTGNLDRPGGALFPQAATDRTPRPAGPGRGFALGRWHSRVSRHPEAKGELPLSALAEEIDTPTDEGAPVRAVVAVGANPVLSAPDGDRLDKALASLDFMVSVDPYLNETSRHAHVVLPPPPPAQSPHHDFAFNTLAVRNQVRYTRPAVPLEPGRMAETEILARLVLAATGMHGADPVAVDDLVIRQTLGKAVGEPHSPVHGRDPKELAGLLTGVNGPERRLDMMLRLGPYGDGFGADPDGLTLEKLLAHPHGIDLGPLRPRLPQPLKTRSGKVELLPAPIAADLPRLRAALRERPAGLVLVGRRHLRSNNSWLHNVPALTGGSNRCTLHLHPDDAERLGVRDGQPVRIKGAGGEVTAPAEVTDAVRRGVVSLPHGWGHDRPGTRTRHASVSPGVNVNQLLDGSLLDPLSGNAVLNGVPVEVAPETADAPAALTALT; encoded by the coding sequence GTGTCCCGCACCGCTCTGCGTATCTGCCCCCTGTGCGAGGCCACCTGCGGCCTGGTCCTCACCGTCGACGACGGCAAGGTCACCGGCGCCCGCGGGGACCGCGACGACGTCTTCAGCAAGGGGTTCATCTGCCCCAAGGGCGCCGCCTTCGGCGAGGTGGACTCCGACCCCGACCGGCTGCGCACCCCGCTCGTCCGCGTCGACGGCGAACTGCGCGAGGCCACCTGGGAGGAGGCGTTCGACGCCGTCGCCGCCGGACTGCGGCCGGTGGTCGAGCGGTACGGACCGCATGCCGTCGGCGTCGTCCTCGGCAACCCCAACGTCCACACCATGGCCGGCGCCCTCTATCCGCCCCTGCTGATCGGCGGCCTCGGCACCCACAGCCTGTTCACCGCCTCCACTGTCGACCAGATGCCCAAGCACGTCTCCGGCGGACTGCTCTTCGGCGACGCGAACCTCATCCCCGTCCCCGACCTGGACCGCACCGACCACCTGCTGCTGATCGGCGCCAACCCGCTGGAGTCCAACGGCAGTCTGTGCACCGCCCCCGACTTCCCCGGACGGCTCAAGGCCCTCCGGGCACGCGGCGGCACCCTCACCGTCGTCGACCCGCGCCGCACCCGCACCGCCAGCCTCGCCGACCGGCACCTCTCGGTCCGCCCCGGCACCGACGCGCTGCTCCTCGCCGCGATCGCCCACACCCTGTTCGACGAGGACCTCGTCGACCTCGGCGCCGCGGCGCCGCACCTCGACGGCGTCGACATACTGCCCTCCGCACTCGCGGACTTCACTCCCGAAGCGGTCGCCGGCGCCTGTGACGTCGACGCCGCCACCATCCGCGTCCTCGCCCGGGAGCTCGCCGCCGCCCCCACCGCCGCCGTCTACGCCCGCATCGGCAGCTGCACCGTCCCGCACGGCACCCTCGCCAGCTGGCTCGTCGACGTCCTCAACGTCCTCACCGGCAACCTGGACCGGCCGGGCGGGGCGCTCTTCCCGCAGGCCGCCACCGACAGGACTCCGCGCCCGGCCGGACCCGGCCGCGGGTTCGCCCTCGGCCGCTGGCACTCCCGAGTGAGCCGCCACCCCGAGGCCAAGGGCGAACTGCCGCTGTCCGCCCTCGCCGAGGAGATCGACACCCCGACCGACGAGGGCGCGCCGGTCCGCGCCGTCGTCGCCGTCGGCGCCAACCCGGTGCTCTCCGCCCCCGACGGCGACCGGCTCGACAAGGCGCTCGCCTCCCTCGACTTCATGGTGAGCGTCGACCCGTACCTCAACGAGACCTCCCGCCACGCGCACGTCGTGCTGCCGCCGCCCCCGCCGGCCCAGAGCCCGCACCACGACTTCGCGTTCAACACCCTCGCCGTGCGCAACCAGGTCCGCTACACCCGCCCCGCCGTCCCCCTCGAACCCGGCCGCATGGCCGAGACCGAGATCCTCGCGCGGCTCGTCCTCGCCGCGACCGGCATGCACGGCGCCGACCCCGTGGCCGTGGACGACCTGGTGATCCGGCAGACCCTCGGCAAGGCCGTCGGCGAGCCGCACTCCCCGGTGCACGGCCGCGACCCGAAGGAACTCGCCGGCCTGCTCACCGGCGTCAACGGCCCCGAACGGCGCCTCGACATGATGCTCCGCCTCGGCCCCTACGGCGACGGCTTCGGCGCCGACCCGGACGGGCTCACCCTGGAGAAGCTGCTCGCGCACCCGCACGGCATCGACCTCGGACCGCTGCGTCCCCGGCTGCCCCAGCCGCTGAAGACCCGCAGCGGCAAGGTGGAACTGCTGCCCGCCCCGATCGCCGCCGACCTTCCCCGGCTGCGGGCCGCCCTGCGCGAACGCCCCGCCGGCCTCGTCCTCGTCGGCCGCCGTCATCTGCGATCCAACAACAGCTGGCTGCACAACGTGCCCGCCCTCACCGGGGGTTCCAACCGCTGCACCCTGCACCTCCATCCCGACGACGCCGAGCGCCTCGGCGTACGGGACGGACAGCCGGTGCGGATCAAGGGCGCCGGGGGAGAGGTGACCGCCCCCGCCGAGGTCACCGACGCAGTGCGCCGGGGCGTGGTGAGCCTGCCGCACGGCTGGGGCCACGACCGGCCGGGCACCCGTACCCGCCACGCCTCCGTGAGCCCCGGCGTCAACGTCAACCAGCTGCTCGACGGCAGCCTCCTGGACCCGCTGTCGGGCAACGCCGTCCTCAACGGCGTGCCCGTCGAGGTGGCCCCGGAGACCGCGGACGCGCCCGCAGCGCTCACCGCGCTGACCTGA
- a CDS encoding CitMHS family transporter, translating into MLTILGFAMIATFLVLIMTKKMSPIAALVLIPALFCVAVGKGAHLGDYVIDGVSTLAPTAAMLMFAIVYFGVMIDVGLFDPVVRAILRFCKADPMRIVVGTAVLAAIVSLDGDGSTTFMITVSAMYPLYKRLGMSLVVMTGVAAMANGVMNTVPWGGPTARAATALKLDAADIFVPMIPALLTGLLGVLGLAYVLGLRERRRLGRLLPDEVLVDAKETVLVGAGGGDEAGRPARPGGLAGGGTDAGAADHAGDGAEDDGLKGADDDLKGLDPHRPTLRPRLYWFNALLTGVLVTAMIMEWLPIPVLFLLGAALALSVNYPRLPDQKARIAAHADNVLNVSGMVFAAAVFTGVLQGTGMVDHMAGWLVDTVPDGLGPHMALVTGVLSLPLTYFMSNDGFYFGVLPVLAEAGAAHGVTPLEMARASLVGQPLHMSSPLVPAVYVLVGMAKVEFGDHTRFVVKWAALTCLLILAAGILFGTI; encoded by the coding sequence ATGCTGACCATCCTCGGCTTCGCCATGATCGCGACCTTCCTGGTCCTGATCATGACGAAGAAGATGTCGCCGATCGCGGCGCTCGTGCTGATCCCCGCACTGTTCTGTGTGGCCGTCGGCAAGGGCGCCCACCTCGGTGACTACGTCATCGACGGGGTCTCGACCCTCGCCCCGACCGCGGCGATGCTGATGTTCGCGATCGTCTACTTCGGCGTGATGATCGACGTCGGGCTCTTCGACCCGGTGGTCCGCGCGATCCTCCGCTTCTGCAAGGCGGACCCGATGCGGATCGTGGTGGGCACGGCCGTGCTCGCCGCGATCGTGTCGCTGGACGGCGACGGCTCCACCACCTTCATGATCACCGTTTCGGCGATGTATCCCCTGTACAAGCGGCTGGGAATGAGCCTGGTCGTGATGACCGGCGTCGCCGCCATGGCCAACGGCGTGATGAACACCGTCCCCTGGGGCGGTCCGACGGCCCGCGCGGCCACCGCGCTGAAGCTCGACGCCGCCGACATCTTCGTCCCCATGATCCCCGCCCTGCTGACCGGACTGCTCGGCGTCCTCGGCCTCGCGTACGTGCTGGGACTGCGGGAGCGGCGGCGTCTGGGCAGGCTGCTGCCCGACGAGGTGCTCGTCGACGCCAAGGAGACCGTCCTGGTGGGCGCGGGCGGCGGCGACGAGGCCGGCCGTCCGGCGCGGCCGGGCGGCCTCGCGGGCGGCGGCACGGACGCGGGTGCCGCGGACCACGCCGGGGACGGCGCCGAGGACGACGGCCTCAAGGGGGCCGACGACGACCTCAAGGGGCTCGACCCGCACCGCCCCACCCTGCGGCCGCGCCTGTACTGGTTCAACGCGCTGCTCACGGGCGTCCTCGTCACCGCCATGATCATGGAGTGGCTGCCCATCCCCGTGCTGTTCCTGCTCGGCGCCGCGCTCGCGCTCTCCGTCAACTACCCCCGCCTGCCCGACCAGAAGGCCCGCATCGCCGCCCACGCCGACAACGTCCTCAACGTCTCCGGCATGGTCTTCGCCGCTGCCGTGTTCACCGGCGTCCTCCAGGGCACCGGGATGGTCGACCACATGGCCGGGTGGCTGGTGGACACCGTCCCCGACGGGCTGGGCCCGCACATGGCCCTGGTCACCGGGGTGCTGAGCCTGCCGCTCACCTACTTCATGTCCAACGACGGCTTCTACTTCGGCGTCCTGCCCGTGCTCGCCGAGGCCGGGGCGGCACACGGCGTCACCCCGCTGGAGATGGCCCGCGCCTCCCTCGTCGGACAGCCGCTGCACATGTCCAGCCCGCTCGTCCCGGCGGTCTACGTCCTCGTCGGCATGGCCAAGGTGGAGTTCGGCGACCACACCCGGTTCGTCGTCAAGTGGGCAGCTCTCACCTGCCTGTTGATCCTCGCGGCCGGCATCCTCTTCGGCACGATCTGA
- a CDS encoding MFS transporter, which translates to MTPGGNRGWLLRLVVAFGFAQGAVSMARPAVSYRALALGADERAVGVIAGVYALLPLFAAVPLGRRTDHGRCAPLLPIGVVLISAGCALSGVAGSLWAMALWSGMMGLGHLCFVIGAQSLVARRSAPHEQDRNFGHFTIGASLGQLAGPVAAGALIGTDMARTSALALLAAGAGGAVALTSLWRIEEPGAMRPRTAPGERVPVRGILRARGVPAGMLISLAVLSATDILTAYLPVVGEHRGIDPAVVGLLLSLRAAATIACRLVLTPLLRLLGRTTLLTVTCLLAALLCAAVALPVPVGVLAPVLAALGFCLGVGQPLSMTTVVQAAPAAARSTALALRLTGNRLGQVAAPAAAGLVAGVAGVAAPFVMLGALLLASAAVAARTPPAPAPDAPPTGRRDTTERGRCTARRSP; encoded by the coding sequence ATGACGCCCGGTGGGAACCGCGGCTGGCTGCTCCGGCTCGTCGTCGCCTTCGGCTTCGCCCAAGGGGCGGTGTCCATGGCCCGGCCCGCCGTCTCCTACCGGGCACTGGCCCTCGGCGCGGACGAGCGGGCGGTCGGCGTGATCGCCGGCGTCTACGCGCTCCTGCCGCTGTTCGCCGCCGTGCCGCTCGGCCGGCGCACCGACCACGGGCGCTGCGCCCCGCTGCTGCCGATCGGCGTGGTCCTGATCTCCGCCGGGTGCGCGCTGAGCGGCGTCGCCGGGTCGCTGTGGGCGATGGCCCTGTGGAGCGGAATGATGGGCCTCGGGCACCTGTGCTTCGTGATCGGCGCGCAGTCGCTCGTCGCCCGCCGGTCCGCACCGCACGAACAGGACCGCAACTTCGGGCACTTCACCATCGGCGCGTCGCTGGGCCAGCTGGCCGGACCGGTCGCCGCGGGGGCGCTGATCGGCACGGACATGGCCCGCACCAGCGCCCTCGCCCTGCTCGCGGCGGGAGCGGGCGGCGCCGTCGCGCTCACCTCGCTGTGGCGCATCGAGGAACCGGGCGCGATGCGGCCCCGTACGGCACCGGGCGAGCGAGTGCCGGTGCGCGGCATCCTGCGGGCCCGAGGCGTCCCCGCGGGCATGCTGATCAGCCTGGCGGTGCTCTCGGCGACCGACATCCTCACCGCCTACCTCCCGGTGGTCGGCGAGCACCGGGGGATCGACCCGGCCGTCGTCGGCCTGCTGCTCAGCCTGCGCGCGGCGGCCACCATCGCCTGCCGCCTGGTTCTCACCCCGCTGCTCCGGCTGCTCGGCCGTACGACGCTGCTCACGGTCACCTGCCTGCTCGCGGCGCTGCTGTGCGCGGCCGTCGCACTGCCGGTGCCGGTGGGCGTGCTGGCGCCGGTCCTCGCCGCCCTCGGCTTCTGCCTGGGAGTCGGCCAGCCGCTGTCCATGACGACGGTCGTCCAGGCCGCGCCCGCCGCCGCCCGGTCCACCGCGCTCGCCCTGCGCCTGACCGGCAACCGGCTGGGCCAGGTCGCCGCCCCCGCGGCGGCGGGCCTGGTCGCCGGGGTCGCGGGCGTGGCCGCGCCGTTCGTGATGCTGGGCGCACTGCTGCTGGCGTCCGCGGCGGTCGCCGCCCGCACCCCACCCGCCCCCGCACCGGACGCACCCCCGACGGGCCGACGCGACACCACCGAAAGGGGACGGTGCACGGCCCGCCGGTCCCCGTGA
- a CDS encoding ABC transporter ATP-binding protein, producing MTRAITLHDVSKSYARGVRVVDRLSLAITPGEFLVLLGPSGCGKSTVLRMIAGLEEIDEGTLFLDGEYANELPPSDRDMAMVFQNFALYPSMTGRDNIGFPLRIEAPGDDPAPKVDATARMLGIQDLLDRFPAQLSGGERQRVAMGRAIARRPSAFLMDEPLSNLDAKLRNHLRAEIAQLTRKLGVTTVYVTHDQSEAMSLGDRVAVLRGGVLQQVGTPRAVYSLPDNVFVAAFIGTPRINLLRGLIRAPLDGAMTISLGKQFLRLPEPLSLDHQLLRVQQGREVIVGLRSEAVRIAKPSVARPGEVALTGLVEHLEFQGHEVLVHFNTGSRPAVVPELEAPRPSPDRPARRRRREGGTVLERLRERAGALRAGAVATLEENERSQSAGDPATAPAEPRVPGDLIVRTTPDIRLRHGMQVPLLVDLAHLFVFDQHGQRICPSPDRLPDLEE from the coding sequence ATGACACGCGCCATCACCCTGCACGACGTGAGCAAGTCCTACGCGCGAGGTGTGCGCGTGGTCGACCGGCTGTCCCTGGCCATCACCCCCGGCGAGTTCCTCGTGCTGCTCGGCCCGTCCGGCTGCGGCAAGTCCACCGTGCTCCGGATGATCGCGGGCCTGGAGGAGATCGACGAGGGCACCCTCTTCCTCGACGGCGAGTACGCCAACGAACTGCCCCCGTCCGACCGGGACATGGCGATGGTGTTCCAGAACTTCGCCCTGTACCCGAGCATGACCGGCCGGGACAACATCGGCTTTCCCCTGCGCATCGAGGCGCCCGGCGACGACCCGGCACCCAAGGTGGACGCCACCGCCCGCATGCTCGGCATCCAGGACCTCCTCGACCGCTTCCCCGCCCAGCTCTCCGGCGGCGAACGCCAGCGGGTCGCGATGGGCCGGGCCATCGCCCGCCGCCCCTCCGCGTTCCTGATGGACGAGCCGCTGTCCAACCTCGACGCCAAGCTCCGCAACCATCTGCGGGCCGAGATCGCCCAGCTCACCCGGAAGTTGGGGGTCACCACCGTCTACGTCACCCACGACCAGTCCGAGGCGATGTCACTCGGTGACCGGGTCGCCGTCCTGCGCGGCGGAGTCCTCCAGCAGGTCGGCACGCCGCGCGCGGTGTACTCCCTGCCCGACAACGTCTTCGTCGCCGCGTTCATCGGCACCCCGCGCATCAATCTGCTGCGCGGGCTGATCCGCGCCCCCCTCGACGGGGCGATGACGATCAGTCTCGGCAAGCAGTTCCTGCGGCTGCCCGAACCGCTGTCCCTGGATCACCAGTTGCTACGGGTGCAGCAGGGCCGCGAGGTGATCGTGGGTCTCAGGTCCGAGGCCGTGCGGATCGCCAAGCCGTCCGTCGCGCGCCCCGGCGAGGTGGCCCTCACCGGCCTGGTGGAGCACCTGGAGTTCCAGGGCCACGAGGTGCTGGTGCACTTCAACACCGGCTCCCGCCCCGCCGTCGTCCCCGAACTGGAGGCCCCGCGGCCGAGCCCCGACCGTCCGGCCCGGCGCCGCCGGCGCGAGGGCGGCACGGTGCTGGAGCGCCTGCGGGAGCGGGCGGGCGCCCTGCGCGCCGGGGCCGTGGCCACCCTGGAGGAGAACGAGCGCTCGCAGTCCGCCGGTGACCCCGCCACCGCCCCCGCCGAGCCGCGCGTACCCGGCGACCTCATCGTCCGCACCACCCCCGACATCAGGCTGCGGCACGGTATGCAGGTCCCGCTGCTGGTCGACCTCGCGCACCTCTTCGTCTTCGACCAGCACGGTCAGCGCATCTGCCCGAGCCCGGACCGGCTGCCCGACCTGGAGGAGTAG
- a CDS encoding aldehyde dehydrogenase family protein, whose protein sequence is MKAYDGMYIDGAWRPAAGPDVIEVVNPADEQVIATVPAGTVEDVDAAVRAARAALPGWAATPPAERAARLTALRDQLQARRDEIAATVTAELGAPEKLSQTVHAGVPVAVAGSYAELAASHSFEERVGNSTVLHEPVGVVGAITPWNYPLHQIVAKAAPALAAGCTLVVKPAEDTPLVARIFAECVHEAGVPAGVFNLVTGLGPVAGQALAEHPDVDLLSFTGSTAVGRRIGAIATGMVKKVALELGGKSANVILPGADLARAVNVGVANVMSNSGQTCSAWTRMLVHHDRYDEAVELAAAAAGKYADRIGPLVSARQRDRVRGYIEKGVAEGARLVAGGPESPHPQGFHVSPTVFADVTPEMTIAQEEIFGPVLSVLRYEDEEDALRIANGTVYGLAGAVWAGDEAEAVAFARRMDTGQVDINGGRFNPLAPFGGYKQSGVGRELGSHGLTEYLQTKSLQF, encoded by the coding sequence ATGAAGGCATACGACGGCATGTACATCGACGGCGCCTGGCGCCCCGCCGCCGGCCCGGACGTGATCGAGGTGGTGAACCCGGCCGACGAGCAGGTGATCGCCACCGTCCCGGCGGGCACCGTGGAGGACGTCGACGCCGCCGTACGCGCCGCCCGCGCCGCCCTCCCCGGCTGGGCCGCCACCCCGCCCGCCGAGCGAGCGGCCCGCCTCACCGCCCTGCGGGACCAGCTCCAAGCCCGCCGCGACGAGATCGCCGCGACGGTCACCGCGGAACTCGGCGCGCCCGAGAAGCTGTCGCAGACCGTCCACGCCGGTGTGCCCGTCGCGGTCGCCGGCTCCTACGCCGAACTCGCCGCGAGCCACTCCTTCGAGGAGCGCGTCGGCAACTCGACGGTGCTGCACGAACCCGTCGGCGTGGTCGGCGCGATCACCCCGTGGAACTACCCGCTGCACCAGATCGTCGCCAAGGCCGCGCCCGCCCTCGCCGCCGGCTGCACCCTGGTCGTCAAGCCCGCGGAGGACACCCCGCTGGTCGCCCGCATCTTCGCCGAGTGCGTGCACGAGGCCGGCGTCCCGGCGGGCGTGTTCAACCTGGTCACCGGCCTCGGCCCGGTGGCAGGCCAGGCGCTCGCCGAGCACCCGGACGTCGACCTGCTCTCCTTCACCGGCTCGACCGCCGTCGGCCGCCGGATCGGCGCGATCGCCACCGGCATGGTGAAGAAGGTCGCCCTGGAACTCGGCGGCAAGTCCGCCAACGTCATCCTCCCCGGCGCCGACCTGGCCCGTGCCGTCAACGTTGGCGTCGCCAACGTGATGTCCAACTCCGGGCAGACGTGCAGCGCCTGGACCCGGATGCTGGTCCACCACGACCGGTACGACGAGGCCGTGGAGCTCGCCGCGGCCGCCGCCGGCAAGTACGCCGACCGCATCGGCCCCCTGGTCAGCGCCCGGCAGCGGGACCGGGTGCGCGGCTACATCGAGAAGGGCGTCGCCGAGGGCGCCCGCCTGGTCGCGGGCGGCCCCGAGTCCCCGCACCCGCAGGGCTTCCACGTCAGCCCCACGGTCTTCGCCGACGTCACCCCGGAGATGACCATCGCCCAGGAGGAGATCTTCGGCCCCGTGCTCTCGGTACTGCGGTACGAGGACGAGGAGGACGCACTGCGCATCGCCAACGGCACCGTGTACGGCCTGGCCGGCGCCGTCTGGGCCGGCGACGAGGCCGAGGCGGTGGCCTTCGCCCGCCGCATGGACACCGGACAGGTGGACATCAACGGCGGCCGCTTCAACCCGCTCGCGCCGTTCGGGGGTTACAAGCAGTCCGGCGTGGGACGCGAACTCGGCTCCCACGGCCTGACCGAGTACCTGCAGACCAAGTCTCTCCAGTTCTAA